GCTTGCAGAGACCTTTCAGTGCTTCAATCGGTGTTGGTTTTGTTATTTTTATTGGTTTCATAATCTTTGTTTTTCTCATAAATCTCCTTTGCTAATTTTAATCCTTCTTCTTTTGTTTTAATTTTACCTTCAAGTTGAAGGTCAAAAAGTTCTTGAAGGATGATTTTAAAAACTGGTCCTGGTTTTAAGCCGAGTGCAATCAGATCATAACCATTCACCAATCTTTCAATCTTCGGCTTTGCATCATCAGCCCTTTTTAATTCTATCATCTTTAAGAATGTCTGTTCTAAGTGTCTTGTTCTGCCACCCGTTGCATATCCATCTGCCCAGGCGAGCATCATTGCACCGAAAAAATCTTCGCCGAGATCTCTAAAGAATCTCCTTATTGCACGGTCAGTAAGTTCTTCGTTTGTTGCAAGAAGATGGGGTCGCATATGTTCTTTTACAAGTTTTTTAATCACCTGAACATCGTTGCGAGAGAGTTTCAATCTTTTATATCCAATTATTTCAACAACCTTTGCACCCTTTGTATCATGTCCATAAAAATGAACATCCCCTTCCTTAATCAAAAATGTATCAGGTTTGGCAACATCATGGAATAATCCAGCGATTTTTAAAAGGGCTTTTCTCTTTTCAAGAGAAAAATATTGTGAAAATTCTGGCTCAAGTTTTTTAAAAAAACCTTTTTGCATCAAAATTTCAAGAGCCTGGTAAGTGCTTAAGGAATGCCCCCAGAGAAATCCATCCTCAATTATCTTTTTTGCCTCAGGGAAGATTTGTTGAAATAGTCCAAGGTCATTCATTTTTAAAATCATTTTATAAGAATTACCCGCCGAAACTATGCGCATAAATTCGTAACCAATTCTTTCTCCGGCAATATTCTTTAAACTGACCTGTTTTGCATATTTAAAAAATTCTTTGTCAATTTTAAAATCCAATTCAAGAGCAAATCTAAATCCCCTTAATACCCTTAATGGGTCATCCTTAAGTGAATTTTCTGAAGTTAGGCGAATTAGCCTCTTTTTAAGGTCACCTAATCCATTATGCAAATCAATAAATTCAAACGTGTCCAAATCCACCGCCATTGCATTTATTGTAAAATCACGCCTTTGTAAATCCGTACTTATATTCTCCTTATAGCCTATAAAATCATAAATTTTATTATCCTTTACTACCCGTGCCTCATCATCTTCTTCACTTAGCAGAACAAATGCGCCATTTATTGCCTTTGCTACTTTACGGGCGAAGTAAATACCCGAGCCTGATACTGCAAAATCAAAATCATTTGGAGGAATACCCAATAATATATCGCGAATCGTTCCACCAACAAGATAAATTTTCTGCCTTCTTTTCAGGGCAGCAATTTGTCCAATGTATTCGTTCTTTCTTATCTCATCAATCAACTGTTTCATCATTATATTTTATCTAATACACGGACTGTGTCAACTGTTTCACCTGTTGACTTCAAGGAAAATTTAATTAATATTAGTATAATAAAGGAGCTATATGGCAAAGGATGAAAAGGAAAAGGTATTATCAATGGCAATAAGCCAGATTGAAAAGCAGTTTGGCAAGGGCTCGGTGATGAGACTCGGTGCTGAGGAATCAAAGGTGGATGTAAGTGTAATACCTTCTGGTTCGCTGGCACTTGATTATGCGCTTGGGATTGGTGGTTACCCAAGGGGAAGGGTGGTTGAGATATTCGGTCCCGAGGCTGGTGGAAAAACAACCCTCGCACTTGAGGCGGTTGCCCAGGCACAGAAATTGGGTGGTAATGCAATATTCATTGATGCGGAGCACGCCTTTGACCCCAAATATGCCCAGGCAATCGGTGTTGACCTTGATAATCTCTATATTTCACAACCCGATACCGGAGAGCAGGCACTTGAGATTGCCGAAATTTTGACACGTTCAGGTGGTGTTGATATTATTGTTGTGGATTCAGTAGCCGCATTGGTTCCCAAGGCAGAGATTGCCGGTGAAATGGGTGATATGCAGGTCGGACTTGTAGCAAGGCTTATGTCACAGGCTTTGAGAAAACTCACCGGGGTAATAAGCAAATCAAAGACGGTAGCGATATTCATTAACCAGATAAGAATGAAGATTGGAGTTATGTATGGTTCTCCTG
This genomic interval from candidate division WOR-3 bacterium contains the following:
- the recA gene encoding recombinase RecA, yielding MAKDEKEKVLSMAISQIEKQFGKGSVMRLGAEESKVDVSVIPSGSLALDYALGIGGYPRGRVVEIFGPEAGGKTTLALEAVAQAQKLGGNAIFIDAEHAFDPKYAQAIGVDLDNLYISQPDTGEQALEIAEILTRSGGVDIIVVDSVAALVPKAEIAGEMGDMQVGLVARLMSQALRKLTGVISKSKTVAIFINQIRMKIGVMYGSPETTPGGLALKFHSSVRLDIRKIATLKKGENVIGSRTKVKVVKNKLAPPFREAEFDIIYGEGISKLGELVDIGVEQGLIEKSGTWYSFKDERIGQGRDAVVEFLKTNQDIAKKIEKELREKLFKKPVEDKQDRSSKEK
- a CDS encoding HD domain-containing protein gives rise to the protein MKQLIDEIRKNEYIGQIAALKRRQKIYLVGGTIRDILLGIPPNDFDFAVSGSGIYFARKVAKAINGAFVLLSEEDDEARVVKDNKIYDFIGYKENISTDLQRRDFTINAMAVDLDTFEFIDLHNGLGDLKKRLIRLTSENSLKDDPLRVLRGFRFALELDFKIDKEFFKYAKQVSLKNIAGERIGYEFMRIVSAGNSYKMILKMNDLGLFQQIFPEAKKIIEDGFLWGHSLSTYQALEILMQKGFFKKLEPEFSQYFSLEKRKALLKIAGLFHDVAKPDTFLIKEGDVHFYGHDTKGAKVVEIIGYKRLKLSRNDVQVIKKLVKEHMRPHLLATNEELTDRAIRRFFRDLGEDFFGAMMLAWADGYATGGRTRHLEQTFLKMIELKRADDAKPKIERLVNGYDLIALGLKPGPVFKIILQELFDLQLEGKIKTKEEGLKLAKEIYEKNKDYETNKNNKTNTD